The genomic region CGTCTGGCAGCAGGTAGTCGCCCTCCATGACAACCGGCGCCGCGGACTCGATGTGATCGGTGATGACGGCTTCGATCCCAGGCCGCATCGTCTCGGCAACGGCAATCGTGTGCTCGACGATCCGCGCCGGCGTCCACTGCCGCGCCGCGCCGTTTGTGTCCCACAAGTGCAGCATCGGCGACTGCTCGGGTGTGGTCAGCGCTTTGACTACGGTCACCATGTCGTCGACCTCGGCGAGCGGCACGCCGTACCGGCGGGCCAACGCGGTCGCGATGTGCGACTTACCGATGCCAGACGCGCCACAGATGAGCGCGACAGTCCAGGATGGAGCCGGGACAGGATAACCCATGCGAACGATCTTTGCCGATCACCGCAAGCCGACCCGGGCGACCCGGCCATCCAGCCTCTTCTGGCCGAATTGAGTGCGGTCAGTGTGTTTGGGTCGCCCAGACCGGCTGCTGGGGCTCGTCGTTGTGCACGATGATGTCGACGTGATCGGTCGGGCGGACCGTAGCGAAGTAGAACTGTTGGGAGGGGATGTAACGCTCGCGCCAGCGCCGTTCGACTTCGGCCCGAGATGACACCCGGCGCTCTCGGATCACGGCACGATCCACGGTCTTCTCGAGCGCGGTCGATACGAAGATGCGCAGGTCCCACTGATCAATCAGTTCCGGGCGCATGAGGAAGACGCCGTCGAAGACCAGCACGGCGTCGGCGGGGGCAGTCGTGACCGGCGGGGACAGCGCGGTATCCGCCGTGCGGTCGTAGACCGCGTGTTGGAAGCGTCGATCTCCGCCCGGGCCGAGCGGATCGAGCAGAACTCGGTTCAGCGCGTGGTAGTCGTGGGTGTCGAAGTAGCAGCCTTCGGCCGAGTACTCGCCGCGCGGGTAGCGCTGTGCCCGGGGGAAGAGGAAATCGTCGATTGTCGCGCGGATGACGTCGCGGCCCTGTGTGCGCAAGACGACGGCCAGTTCGTCGGCGAGCGTGGTTTTGCCTGCGGCGGGCGGTCCGTCGATGGCAACCCGCGTCGGGTGTGTGACTGTGACAGACCCGACTGCCTCAGCCAGGCGGCCGAGCATCTCGTCGCGAGTGCCTTGGTCCATGTCCTGCCCCGTCCTACCCGCTCGGCCGACACCCGCGGGAAACCCGATGACCGTTTCCTGGACCCGCGTTCCTTCTGGAAGTCTGCGCCGAACCACGCCCAGTTGATCTTCAGCCATGACCGAACATTGTGGGTCCTTTTGGACTTTCGCTCCTTCGCGCGCTGTTGAATGTCGCTTCCTCAAACGCCTGGGAGCGGTACTTCTGGGGGCCATACGCGTTGATCGTCAACGGCCTGTGTTTCCTGGCAGCCTACGGCGACTGGACCTGATCGCGGCGTCGGCGGAGGCCCAGCCGCACGAGGTGCACGGCCCGCTTGCAAACCGACCGTAGTTGCACGGTTGGCGCGCTGAGCAGCAAGATCGTCGGCTTTCGCGGCTGAGCGGTTTCCACACGGTCGCACGCAACCGGGCCAGCAATCGGCGTACCGAAGAGCTGATTGAGATCGTGTCCTGCCGGGCGGCGGTCGCGCAGGCCTTCGACCGGGTGCAACGTGTCGCCCGTCAGCAGATCCGGGTGCTGGTTGCGCCGCCGTACGCGGTGCCGAAGCACGTCAACCGCCAGCAGCTCGAACGGCAGGCTGCCGGAGTCACCTATCGGGCGGTGTACGACGTCGACGCCCTGGCCGACCCCGGCTTCCTGGAGAGCGTCGTCGTCCATGTCCAGGAGGGCGAGCACGCTCGACTAGCGCACGGCCTACCGACCAAGCTCGCCGTCGCCGATCGGGAACTGGCCCTGCTGCCGCTGGCGTGGGCGCAGTCGGCGCACAACGCGGCGCTGCTGGTGCACCCGTGTGGCCTGCTCGACGCGTTGATCGCGATCTTCGAGACCGTCTGGAACCAGGCCACCCCCCTGTCCGTGGCCGACTCCGCCAACCCCGCCGACGCCGCGGTGATCTCTGCCGGAGATCGGCGGAGGTCGCGGGGCCGGCGTCGCGTTCTCAGCCATGGGCCGGCGAGGAGTGCGGCGATAATCTGGGCGGCTCCGGCGGTGACGAGGGTCGGGCCCGCGCCGACGACGCCGATGACCGCGCCCCCGGCGAGCAGGCCGATTGAGACCGCCCCGTCGTGCACAAGGCTCTCCGCGGCGAAGGCGGCTCGCCGCTGCGCACCAGCGGTGCGCGTGCTGATGAGCCGGTTGAGCGCGCCGATGCCCAGCGGCATGGAGAAGCCACCAACCGCAGCCACGCATCCCAGGAGCACGAGAGACGACGTCACGGCGGGCAGCGCCATGAACGCTACGCCGAGGACGATCCACCCGGTCGCCATCGTCGCAAGCGCCGGCAATCGCGGGACGAGCATCGGCGCGAGCAGCGCACCGGCGAGCGAACCTATGCCGTACCCGGTCATGCCAGCTGAAATAAGCAATCCGGGCCGTCCAGTCTCGGCGCCGAGGATCGCGAGGCCGAGAGTGAAGGCGAACCACACGAGTCCGCCGACTCCGGACATCGTCACCGCACAGCGGATGTCCCCGTGCTGCGCCAGCACTTGACGCAGGGCCGGAGTGTTGTCCGGTCGGTCGGGCGAAGCAGCCGTCGCAGTGCCGCGCACGGTGAGCAGGAGAGCTGCGCCCACGCTGACACCGGCGGCCTCGGCCCACAGCAAAGGCAACGGTCCGCCGGTCGCGACCGCCGCCCCTGCCACCGGTGGCGCAAGGATCATCGTGATGCGGTGCAGGAAATCCTGCCAGGCCAGCATCTTCGTCGCGAGAGTGGAACCAAGGTTGTCGCAGATGTCCGAGAGCAGGGCTCGTTGCCCAGGGCCGCTGAGCGCGGTCCCACATCCGGTGATGAGCCCGGCGGCGGCGAGGTGGACCACGGTGACCGTTGCGACGGCCGCGCCGATCGGGACGACGAGCAAGCCAACCACCTGGACTGCAAGCACGCAGGCGAGAGCCCTGCCGGTAGTCAGTCGCTGACGCAGGCCTTTCGCCCACCAGGGCGACGCGAGCAGGGGCAGGCCGACCGCTCCACCGACCAGCCCGGTCGACCAGGCGGACCCGGTCTCGGCGAGCGCGACGAGCGGAAGCGCGACAGCCGCGGTGCGTTGACCCATCCAGGTCACGAACGTGGTTGTCAGCATGGCGGCGATGTCGCGTCTGGAATTCACGCAACCCATCCTCTGAGTGCACGGGACGCGCTGGTAGATGGCGGATAGGCAGTCGAGCTCATAACATGGCCATATGAGCTCATTCCCTTCCGTCGAAGATCTCCGGCTGGTCGAGGCCATCGCGCGCCACGGATCAGTCGGGGCCGCCGGACGGGAACTTCTGATCAGCCAGCCGGCCGCGAGCAACCGCCTTGCGGCACTCGAATGGCGGGTCGGGGAGCGGCTCTTCGACCGCGACACGACGGGAGCGCGGCCGACGCCGGCCGGCCGTGCGCTAGGCGCTGAGGCAGCCCATGTGCTCGATCACCTGGCACAGATCTTCGACCGGACGCGATCCGCGGCGCGGGCACGAACCTTCAACGTCGGCACCTTCAGCAGCCTCGCACCGCTACTCTTTCCCGCGCTCGAAGAGCTGATGGGCGACTCGATCGTCAACCAGGTGACAGACCATGGCGACCGACTCGTGGAGTGGGTAGGCGAAGGATCGCTGGACGCCGCGTTCGTCGCCGTCGCCAACCAGATGCGTCTGCCCGCCACCGTGAGCGCCGCACCCGTGGCGACCGATCAACTGGCGGTCCTCACGCCCCCGGCCACGTCGTTGAACCCTGGCCGGCGACCATTCGCCGACCTCGATGTTGTCGCCTACACCTACGACATGTCCGCGGATACGCTGCACCAACGACTCTCCAGCCTCGGCGCCAGGCCCCGCACAGCGGCCACCGCGGAGACGGCCATACGACTGGCACGACTACTGGGATGCCCGGCCGTCCTGCCCCGCGGGCTCGGGCTCACGTACGCCCAGGAAGGAGACCTCATGTCTGCCGCCCCGTTGTCCGGCCGCCTCACGCTCTTCATGGTCACTCGCCGCCCTGCCCCGCACGAGTTCGCGGCAGTACTGAGCCCGCTCCCCCGTCGCCTCGGACTGCAGCCCGCGCCAGTGACACGACCCGATTGATCCGACCGGCATAGACATCGAAGTACCAGCCGGGGCCTCCCCAAGCGTCGAATTCGTCGCCTCGTGGCTCATTTCAGCGGCGGCGCACCTCCTGCTTCCGGGTCGGGCAGGGCCAGGGCAGGTCGCAGCCTCCGCAGCTCCAGTGGCGGTGCGCAAGCGCCACTATGCGTCCGTCGGCCTTCTGCATCGGTCGATCGACACGTCTGCTGTTTCTCGCTACCCCGATCCCAGCCAGACCCACTCGACACCGGCAGCCCCGGCAGCACACGCCGCAAGGCGTCGCCGGCGACTCGCCGCACCGTCGTGACGGAGAGGGGGAAGGCCGGCTGTATGCCGACCTTCCCCGACCCGCTGTCTGCGCGGCCTCGTTGGTCAGTGCTGGTCGAGGGGCAGCGCGAGGTCGACGACCTTGAAGTCCCGGAAAGAGCCCTGCTTGTCGGCCTCGCCGGTCAGAAGGTCAATCTTGTACACGTTGCTGCGGGAGCCGACCTGCAGGACGGCGAAACCCTTGTTGTCCACGGTCCGGTCGTCGCGGATCTTGCTGTAGATGTCGAAGCCGGCCTGGATACCGGCGTCGACGCCCAGCGCGCCGACGGCCGCCAACAGCCCGGCGTTGGCAGGGGACTGCACCACGACCTGGTCGAGGTTGGTGTTGATGTCGAACAGGGTGGTGGCGGTGGCCGGGTCGAGGTCGTTGTTGGTGTAGGCGGCCGCGGTGACCCCGGTGGTCGCGGTCGTCGCCGGCGGCGTGGTCAGCATGGTGTCCGTCGCCGTCATGCCCGCCGCAGGTGCGCCGGCCGGATCGTCGATGTTGTGGCGCAGGTTCTGGCCGGTGTCGCTGATGACGCGCAGCCGGTTCGCTGCGGGGTTGAAGTCGACGCCGAAGAATTTCCCGTCGAGGTCGACGGTGAGTTGGCTGACCTTCTTCGCGGAGGCGTCACGGGTGGACAGGATGTAGATGCCGCCCTGGTCGCCGACGCCGTACAGCTTGTCGTTCTGCACCCGGAAGTCGATACCGACGAGCTTCTTGTCGTCGGCCCGCTTGCCGTCCCCGCCGCCCTTCCCGCCGTCCTTCTTGTCGTCCTTGGAATCGTCCCGGTCGTCCTTCCCGTGGTCCTTCGGGTCGTCCTCCCGGTCGTCGTCGAGCCGCACCTTGCCGATCTTGCAGGCGTCGCGGGGGTTGTCGACGTCGAACTTGATCAGCTTCTGGTCGTCGGTCAGCCCGACGGCCTTGAGCCCGTCTCGCCCCCCATCCCAGTCGCGGGAGGAACGGTCGCACGACTTCTCCCAGTGCCAGTCGTGGTGCGAGTCGTCCCGGGATGACTCGCGGTGCGAGTCGTCCCGCGACCCATCGGCCGCCGCGGTCGAGACGAGCGAGCCGGACATGCCGGCGCTAAGAGCGACGGACAGACCAGCCAGCAGTAGCCCCCTGTGGAGCGGATACTTCATTTGGCGCACCTTCCTGTCACGGATCAACCGGTAGCCCACTTGACGGGCATGGGGACATGAAAACAACTCGCATCCGTCGAGAAGGTGGCAGCGGCGCTGTTGCCCCCAACCGGGTGGGATTGCGCCGAACGGCGGAAATCCGCCTCGACTCGTGGCAGCGATGTGCAGAGTTCGCATACGTGTGGCTAAAGGCCACTGGCAAGGTCACGCTCAAGCCGGCGCACAAGAGCCAGGGCAGGTACGCGACGACGAGGCCGGAGGGCCACGACGAGACAGACCGGCCGAGTACGGTTCCGACGACGAGTGCGGGGACTACGGTCAAGGATCGCTGGGAGCACGGGCGGGACTTCGTCTACCACGGCTCCATTGCGCGCTCGACACGTTCCTGAACGGGCGGCGGCGGGATTGTCGCGAAGATCCTCAATGCCTCTGAAGCCAAGCCTTGATCAACGGGACCGGAGCAGCACCCCAGCTCGGAGGTGGAAGGAGTGCCGGCGTTCCATCGCGGGCAGCTAGGCGCAGCCGGGGTCAACTGCCTTCGGGACGGAGTCGAGCGCCGGGGGGACGAGGTCCTTGACTCCGAGGTGCTCCCCGGCGAGGAAGTGAAAGCCGCGTTCTCGGCTGGATCGATGCCCGATTCACTCGGCAAGCGCAGGGTGGCCTTATCGCGAAAGAGGAGTTCACCGCGACCGCCGCCCGCGCCGCGCAGGGCCCAAAACAAGTCCGGTTGCCGGTCGTGGTGGCAGTCCACGACGGTTCCGTCAGGGAGTACGACCTGTGCGCCGACGAGGTGATCGCAGGTCAGGCCGTGCTTGCGACCGAGCAGGTCGGTCCCGCCGCCAAGGGGGGCCGGCGATGCCGACGGTGGGACCGCACCCGGCGGGCAGGGTCGCGCCGCGGGCATGCAGCGCTGCGAATACGTGTCGCGGGCGGGCACCGGTGCCGACGTCCATCGCAAGGGCAGGCGCGAGTCGGAAGCTATGCGCAGTGTGACGACGAGTCCTGAACAAACGTGCAGGCGCAGACTTGCGGTGGCGGCTTGCTACGGGTGGCGAGGAATAGTGCGGTTTGCGTGGTCTGATAGGGCGGTGGAACTACGGGAGATGCGGGCGTTCGTCGTGGTCGTCGAGGAAGGGAGTCTCTCCGCCGCTGCCCGTCGGCTGCACGTGACGCAGCCCGCGCTGTCCCAGACGATCAACGCCCTCGAACGGCAGCTCGGTTTGCGGCTCCTGGTCCGCAGCAGCACCGGCGTGCGGGCCACCGAGGCGGGCATGACCCTCCTGGCCGAGGCGCGGGCGGTTCTCGCGCGGTACGACCAAGCAGTGGCCGTCGTCAACCGGCATGCCTCGACGGGCGGCGGTATGCTGCGGCTCGGGATCCCGCTGGAGCTCCCGGCCGACCTGCTGACCCGGCCGCTCGCCGACCTCGCCGAGGCCCATCCAGAGACCCGGGTGCAGGTCCGGCACATGCCCACTGCGGCGCAGTTCGAGGCGCTGCACGCCGGAGATCTCGACGTCGGGCTGGTTCGGGAACACCCGATCGGCACGGACCTGGACGCCTTCCTGGTGGTGGAGGAACGGCTGGGCGTGCTGCTGGCAACGGAACGGGCCGCAGCGCTCGCCGGGCCGGACGGAATCCGGCTGGACGACCTCGCCGGGCTGAACTGGGTCGGATTCCCCCGGTCGGGCAGCCCCGCCTGGTACGACGAGCTGACCGCGATCCTGCGCAGCCACGGGCTGGATCTCGGACCCCCCGCACCCGAAGGGCAGGCGCTGATTCCCGAGGTGAAGCTGGCGGCGGTGACCGCCGGCGGAGCGTTCGCGCTGGCGCCGCCCGGATGGTCGCCGCCACTGCCCGGCACGATCACCTGGTCGGCACTGGTCGGGCACCCCCTGATCCGCCGCACGTGGGCGGTGTGGCCGGCCAGTTCCCGTCGGCGCGACCTCGGCCGGCTGGTCGCCGCCCTCGGGGCGCAGGGGACGGACCATCTCCCGGCGGCGGCCGAGGCCCGCCCATTATGACGGCCCGCCACGGACTTGTTTCCCGCCGCTCGGCACGTGCTGGTGACGGTGTAGGCCGAGACTGACGCGACGATCGACGCGGTTGATCTTGACCGTTATCTGTTCAAGCCATGGCACCCGCCGGCGGAGAGGCTGCATCCGATGCTGGACTCGCTGCTGGAGGCGTGGCCGGCCAGCGCGGCAACCGCCACTGACCAGAGCTAGCAGCCACGGTTGGCAACCTGAACTGCACCCGGGGCGTTTCGTCTGCGGTTCCACCGGACTCGTAAGGCCGTTGCCGACATCCTCATGGCCACGGGCCGCGAATCACAACGGATCAAACCGAACGGTCCGGCCCTACCGCAGGTTGAAATGTCGGATCAGAGCCGTCAGTACATCGACGAGAGTATGCCTGCGGGCCGATGGACGAGATCTCTGCCGTCGACCTCACCGCACCCGACGAAAGGTGTGCCCACTACGGGCGACCCAACGGCGCGCGTGGTCGAGCAAATCTTCCGCGCGGTGATCGACGCCACTGACGGTCGGTTTCTGCCAAGCCCCATTTACGCCCATGAAATTTCGATCGCTGCGGCAACCGCGGCCGTAGGACGGTGCGCCGATAAACGGCCCGGCCAAATCGCGCCGGACCATACTAGCTGAAGACGCTCTGTCGCGCGATTCGAGCGAGTTATAGCTGCCATAACGATGGAGCTTGCAGGCGAGAAGTCAAGTTTGTAGCGTCGTACGTCCGACCGGGTCGTCGAGTCATCTACGCGATGACGCTCGGGCCGGATCGCCCAATCGCGATCATGCGAGCCGGGAAAATCAACCGAACATCGGGGGTGCACCCGCGGGCCCGACGGTCATGGTCGGCCGCATCCTCCCGCCCGAACCCGTCAGCTAGTCCGGTAGGGCGACATCGGAAGGAGAAACGCATTTGTTCTGCTCTCCGGCTGGTCGACGCATAAATCTCCCACCCCGCCGTGCCATCCGGGGTGGCGTAAGGCCGTTTCGTCAACTGTTCTGGCCCATTACGTCCGATAATTGAGGCTATTCGAGGGATCATCGTGACTGAGGAACGTTCTCGCAATTTGTTTCGACGCGCCATGTTGCACCGCAGTCATAGAGTGGCGCCGCTGTTGGCCGTGCTGGTAACCGCCGCCACGGCCGCGGTGGCCAGCGCTCCTGGGCATGAGCCCACCGCTCCCGGCGCGGCAGCCGCCGCCTCGGGTTCGCTGGTCATGGCCGATGTCGCGCCCGCCAAGGCCACGGCCACGGCCGGGTCCGATCCGGCCACGGCCACCGCTCAACCCGCGGCTCCGACGGTCCCGTCCGAGAAGATCCTGGACACCTCGTTCGAGTATCAGATCAACTTCTACTATTGCGGACCAGCCGCGGTGCACAACGCACTGACTGCCCTCAGCATCGACGTCAGCCAGGAGAAACTCGCCGCCGGGCTGGGCACCACGGTCCACGGCACCGATTCCGCCTTCGACACGACCCGCATGCTCAATGACGCGATCGGTGCCGAGATGTACCAGACGAAGGAGATCACGGGTCAGGAAGCCACGCCCGCTCAGATGGACCAACTGCAGGCTGAGGTCGTACACGCGACCAGCAGCGGCCATGCCGTGGTGGCCAACGTCATCGGCGGCGCGACCGACGCCAGCGGGGTCTGGCACGACTTCGCGGGCGGCCACTACGTCACCCTCATCGGCTACAGCGACGATGGGCGCGCCGTGAAGGTCGCCGACGCCTCCGGCATGTATGGCTCCAACACCTACTGGATGAGCACGATCGACATGGCCAACTGGATCGCCACCCGCGGCTACTCCGCCTGACCGCACGCCCCGCGCGCGGCCGAGAGTGCCGCTCGCGGGGCGTGCCCGCTCCGTCTGGAGGGCTCCGACGTCCGGGTGGACGCAGATGGTGCCTGCGGTGAGGTCGAGGTCGCGGGCGAGGCCGACGAGTTCGCCCCAGCGCATGCCGGTGTAGGCGGCGGTGAGGATCATCACCCGCGGGCGACGATGGCGGCGACCTGCTCAGTGCTGGCGTGGGGGCGTTACGTGCGGATGCCCTTCTGGATTCGCAGCGCAATCGTGATCTTCAGGCTGGTGACGATCACTTGCCGGCGAGGCTGCTCCCTCAGGGGGGTGTCAAACGAACGGCACCTCTCTGTGTCAACCCGTCGGCAACAGAGAGGTCTCCGTGTCCGTGATCATGGTGCGATAGACGACGTCGGCGAGGCGTCGTTTGAGGCAGCGCATGGCTTCTTTGTGGGTCTTCCCGGCCGCGCGTTTGCGCTGGTAGTAGTCCCTGCCCGGGCTCGGCCGCTGGGTTTGGGTGATTGCCATGACGTGCAGGGCATAGTTCAGCTGGCGATCGCCACGGCGTCCGGGTCGCAGCGCACCCCCCGGGTACGCGCGAGATAGCTGGCCAACTCCGCTCGCAGTACGGGCAGGCCCGTCGGCTCGGGGTAGTCCAGCGTGCCGCGCGACGCCGTCGCCATGGCGCGGCGGACACTGGTCGCCCAGGCCGTTCGCGGGAACGAACCGAGATCAGGAATCCCCGGCCGCAACTCGATGACCGGCTCGGACGCCGTCGACGGCCGCGGTTGCCGCCGCGAGTCGGGCAGATCGTGGCGTACGTCCGCGACCTGGGTGCCCGAGCCGGGCGCCGACACCAGCCACCCTTCCGCCACCAGTTGCGCGTACGCCTGCACCACCGTGCCGCGGGCCAGGCCCAGGTCGGTGGCGAGGCTCCGGCTCCCCGGCAGACGTGAGCCGGCCCGCAACCGGCCGGTCCGGATGCTGTCCCGTAACGCGTTCTCCAGCGAACGACTCGGGAAGCCCGCTCCCCGATCGAACTCCAGGTGCAGGTCAAGTGACTCCGCCACCCGCCAACGATCTCATTCCTGAGGCAGCGGCGGCGTGTTCGGCAACGACACGGGCAGTTCGGTGCCGGCGGAACGCGCAGGCACCGTGACGGAAGGACGGCTACCTGGGGTACGCGTCAAGCGGCGGGACCCGCTCGGTTGATCGCGGGCCGCCGACGGTTGCCACTGGAACTGGGTCGCTCTCCGTCGAGGTGCGCGCCTACCTGGATACCCCGCGCGACCCGACTTCATCTGTGACGCATCGCGATCAGGTTGCCGGCGGGGTCGGCGAGCAGGACCTGTCGCCCGCCGGGGCCGGAGATCGCATCTCCGCGGACCGACACCCCGGCGCCACGGAGCCGATCGATCTCGGCGTCCAGACTCTCCACGATCAGGTGGATGCGGTTGCGACCCGGTGTGGTCGCGTCGGCGGGGGTGGCGCGGGCACCGGAACTGGCGGGTCCGGACAGCAGCAGCCGCAGCGGTCCACGGACCACGTCGGCGAAGGCGGGGCCGGCGCTGGTGTTGAGCGTAAAGCCAAGGTCAGGCACGGCGCCGTCACATACGCACGGCCACCGTACCGATGGCCAGCTGCGGTCTGCCCTCCAGGATCTCCCCGATACGGTCTACCTGGTCGTCGAGATCCCGGCGTTCGGCGACGGTGAGCGTGGTCAACGGTTCGACCGTGACCGGCGGAACAGGAACCGAGCATTTCGCCACGGCGCCGGCGCAGCACCACCTACTGCGGCGTGCCCAGCAGTTCCGCTTTGGCGCCGCGGCGGATCAGCCACAGGGTTGGCGGCCAAGCGGCAAAGAAGCCGATGATCAACCCGATCTGGACAATGAGCCAGAACACCGGACTACTAGGCTGCAGGGTCTCGTGGAAAACCATAAACTCCATCAGCGCCAGCCAACCTAACAGGGCGAACTCGAAGACGGACACGCTCAACAGGTCTCCCCTCAGAAATCTTCGCGTTGCGGCCCACGCTCTTCGACCACCCGTGTCAGCCTCAGTGGAGTAGCGGAATGCAACGCCTACCACCACTGCAGCTACGTAGTCGCCGATGAATTCTGGCCACAATCTTTTGTCAAATATTTCGAAGCTCAAGCCGAAGACGAAGACGGTAGCAATGATGGCACCCAGAACGCAATGCGTCGCACAATGTAAGGTTTCGATTATCCCGGCAGCATGTCGCGGCCTTCTGGGCGGGGTGCGGTGCCGCTTCAGCCAGCGGGGAGACTGGGGTCTACCCCACTGTCGGTAGGCCAGGACGGCTGCTGGGCCGAAGTAGAGGGCGGTTGCTGGCCAGACAATCTCCATGACCTTGACCGGCTGACGATATCGAAAAACAAGGTGATCAGCAACGATGACGACGGTGCTGGCAAAGCCCACAATGAGCACAGCCCACGAGAGCACCACGAGCCATGTTGGTTGCAGAACCATCTCCTTTTCACCCCAGGAAACTCAATGCAATGCCGGTGAGGGGGATATGACAGGCTCCACCATCACGTGCGGAACGCCAGCGCCTGACCGGGTTACGAGGCGTCCCGTACCGTGCGGCGGCTCCAGGTCGCGGCCCGTACGCCACCAGAAACCTGCGACGATCATGACCACGAGTGCGAGCGCGGCGCCCACGCCAAGCCCAGCCAGCAGTGAGAATGACGTATTTCCTCTCTTCGGGTGTGCCCGAGCGGCTTAGCGTCGCGTCAGGAGGGAGCGCGAAGCCCAGTC from Micromonospora sp. WMMD812 harbors:
- a CDS encoding DUF4394 domain-containing protein, encoding MKYPLHRGLLLAGLSVALSAGMSGSLVSTAAADGSRDDSHRESSRDDSHHDWHWEKSCDRSSRDWDGGRDGLKAVGLTDDQKLIKFDVDNPRDACKIGKVRLDDDREDDPKDHGKDDRDDSKDDKKDGGKGGGDGKRADDKKLVGIDFRVQNDKLYGVGDQGGIYILSTRDASAKKVSQLTVDLDGKFFGVDFNPAANRLRVISDTGQNLRHNIDDPAGAPAAGMTATDTMLTTPPATTATTGVTAAAYTNNDLDPATATTLFDINTNLDQVVVQSPANAGLLAAVGALGVDAGIQAGFDIYSKIRDDRTVDNKGFAVLQVGSRSNVYKIDLLTGEADKQGSFRDFKVVDLALPLDQH
- a CDS encoding C39 family peptidase, whose translation is MTEERSRNLFRRAMLHRSHRVAPLLAVLVTAATAAVASAPGHEPTAPGAAAAASGSLVMADVAPAKATATAGSDPATATAQPAAPTVPSEKILDTSFEYQINFYYCGPAAVHNALTALSIDVSQEKLAAGLGTTVHGTDSAFDTTRMLNDAIGAEMYQTKEITGQEATPAQMDQLQAEVVHATSSGHAVVANVIGGATDASGVWHDFAGGHYVTLIGYSDDGRAVKVADASGMYGSNTYWMSTIDMANWIATRGYSA
- a CDS encoding VOC family protein; protein product: MPDLGFTLNTSAGPAFADVVRGPLRLLLSGPASSGARATPADATTPGRNRIHLIVESLDAEIDRLRGAGVSVRGDAISGPGGRQVLLADPAGNLIAMRHR
- a CDS encoding LysR family transcriptional regulator, with amino-acid sequence MELREMRAFVVVVEEGSLSAAARRLHVTQPALSQTINALERQLGLRLLVRSSTGVRATEAGMTLLAEARAVLARYDQAVAVVNRHASTGGGMLRLGIPLELPADLLTRPLADLAEAHPETRVQVRHMPTAAQFEALHAGDLDVGLVREHPIGTDLDAFLVVEERLGVLLATERAAALAGPDGIRLDDLAGLNWVGFPRSGSPAWYDELTAILRSHGLDLGPPAPEGQALIPEVKLAAVTAGGAFALAPPGWSPPLPGTITWSALVGHPLIRRTWAVWPASSRRRDLGRLVAALGAQGTDHLPAAAEARPL
- a CDS encoding DUF4396 domain-containing protein; the protein is MVLQPTWLVVLSWAVLIVGFASTVVIVADHLVFRYRQPVKVMEIVWPATALYFGPAAVLAYRQWGRPQSPRWLKRHRTPPRRPRHAAGIIETLHCATHCVLGAIIATVFVFGLSFEIFDKRLWPEFIGDYVAAVVVGVAFRYSTEADTGGRRAWAATRRFLRGDLLSVSVFEFALLGWLALMEFMVFHETLQPSSPVFWLIVQIGLIIGFFAAWPPTLWLIRRGAKAELLGTPQ
- a CDS encoding GntR family transcriptional regulator, whose product is MAESLDLHLEFDRGAGFPSRSLENALRDSIRTGRLRAGSRLPGSRSLATDLGLARGTVVQAYAQLVAEGWLVSAPGSGTQVADVRHDLPDSRRQPRPSTASEPVIELRPGIPDLGSFPRTAWATSVRRAMATASRGTLDYPEPTGLPVLRAELASYLARTRGVRCDPDAVAIAS
- a CDS encoding cytidylate kinase family protein yields the protein MDQGTRDEMLGRLAEAVGSVTVTHPTRVAIDGPPAAGKTTLADELAVVLRTQGRDVIRATIDDFLFPRAQRYPRGEYSAEGCYFDTHDYHALNRVLLDPLGPGGDRRFQHAVYDRTADTALSPPVTTAPADAVLVFDGVFLMRPELIDQWDLRIFVSTALEKTVDRAVIRERRVSSRAEVERRWRERYIPSQQFYFATVRPTDHVDIIVHNDEPQQPVWATQTH
- a CDS encoding MFS transporter, which codes for MNSRRDIAAMLTTTFVTWMGQRTAAVALPLVALAETGSAWSTGLVGGAVGLPLLASPWWAKGLRQRLTTGRALACVLAVQVVGLLVVPIGAAVATVTVVHLAAAGLITGCGTALSGPGQRALLSDICDNLGSTLATKMLAWQDFLHRITMILAPPVAGAAVATGGPLPLLWAEAAGVSVGAALLLTVRGTATAASPDRPDNTPALRQVLAQHGDIRCAVTMSGVGGLVWFAFTLGLAILGAETGRPGLLISAGMTGYGIGSLAGALLAPMLVPRLPALATMATGWIVLGVAFMALPAVTSSLVLLGCVAAVGGFSMPLGIGALNRLISTRTAGAQRRAAFAAESLVHDGAVSIGLLAGGAVIGVVGAGPTLVTAGAAQIIAALLAGPWLRTRRRPRDLRRSPAEITAASAGLAESATDRGVAWFQTVSKIAINASSRPHGCTSSAALCADCAHASGSRASSRSATASLVGRPCASRACSPSWTWTTTLSRKPGSARASTSYTAR
- a CDS encoding isopentenyl transferase family protein; translation: MGYPVPAPSWTVALICGASGIGKSHIATALARRYGVPLAEVDDMVTVVKALTTPEQSPMLHLWDTNGAARQWTPARIVEHTIAVAETMRPGIEAVITDHIESAAPVVMEGDYLLPDVAAGFGDGVRTVVISEPNEDQILANYLSRESAAAEQRFRAIVSARFDAELSIRAARIGVPVVPARPWSDNVDRVDAALRR
- a CDS encoding LysR family transcriptional regulator; protein product: MSSFPSVEDLRLVEAIARHGSVGAAGRELLISQPAASNRLAALEWRVGERLFDRDTTGARPTPAGRALGAEAAHVLDHLAQIFDRTRSAARARTFNVGTFSSLAPLLFPALEELMGDSIVNQVTDHGDRLVEWVGEGSLDAAFVAVANQMRLPATVSAAPVATDQLAVLTPPATSLNPGRRPFADLDVVAYTYDMSADTLHQRLSSLGARPRTAATAETAIRLARLLGCPAVLPRGLGLTYAQEGDLMSAAPLSGRLTLFMVTRRPAPHEFAAVLSPLPRRLGLQPAPVTRPD